In the Brockia lithotrophica genome, TTGACCCCGGCGACGACCGCCGGAGGGAGGACGACGACGGACACCGGTAACCCTTCGGATGCGAAGAGGGGGAGGACGTCGGGCAGATAGTACTCTCCTTGGGCATTTTCGCGGCGCAACCGGGGGACGGCGCGGCGCAGAGGTTCTACCGCAAAGGCGTACAGACCGGCATTGACTTCCCGGATCTCCCGCTCTTCGGGGGTGGCATCCTTCTCCTCCACAATGCGCAAAAAGGAACCGTCGGGCGAACGCACGATCCGCCCGTATCCCCGCGGTTCCTCAAGGTACGTGGCGGCAATCGTGGCCGCCGCCCGCGTGCGCGCGTGCACGTCCCGCAGTTCCCGCAACGCCTCCGCCGTGAGGAGGGGCATGTCGCCGTTCACGACGAAGACGTGCTCGATTCCCTCAGGGAGGACTTCCAACGCCTTAGCCGTCGCGTGCCCCGTGCCCAACGGCTCCCCTTGCTCCACGTAGGAAACCGACGGGCCTAACGCGCGTCGCACCTCTTCCCCCGCTTCCCCGACGACCACGTAAATTTCGGAAAACCCGGCGCCGCGCAAGGCTTCTACGACGTAGGTGAGCATCGGCTTCCCCAAAAGGCAGTGCAGAACTTTGGGCGTCCGCGACTTCATCCGCGTTCCCCGCCCTGCCGCGAGGACGATCGCCGCCGTGCGCTCCACGGGCGCTTCCCCCTCTTTTGCAAATCGACTCCCAAAGGTCGCGTTCGTTCCCTTCCTTACGGTAACGGGGCAAAGGCATCAGGGCTTTTCCGCGTTCCCCTCGGAAGAGCGGACCGCAATCGCCTCGATTTCCACCCGCGCTCCCCGGGGAAGGGCGGCCACCCCTACGGTGACGCGCGCCGGACGGTGGTCGCCGAAAAAGGCCGCGTAGGCCTCGTTCACCTCTCCGAAGGAGGAAAGGTCCGTGAGGTAGATCGTCGTCTTCACCACGTCTTCAAGGCGGTAGCCAGCCCCCACGAGAATCGCGCGGATGTTCTCGAGAGCTTGCCTCGTCTCTCGGGCGATGTCCCCCTGGACGAGTTCGCCCGAAGGAGTAAGGGGGATCTGCCCGGAAACGAACAAACACCCTCCGCTTTCCACTGCCTGGCTATAGGGGCCGATGGCGGCCGGCGCCTCAGAAACGGAAATCACCCGCATGGCTCACCCTCCTTGGAAGTCGCGCTCGGGGGAGAGATCCCCCGTACCTTGGGACTGCAGAAGACCCTCCCAGGAAGAACTCGGCAAAAAAGCGCGGGAAAAGATGCTCCCCGGAACCGCGCGAATCCTGCGCACGTCGGGGTCGATTTCCTCCACCTTGACGAGAGAAGCTACGCCCTCGACCACCCGCTCGCCCACCGTGGGCCCCTCCACGAAGACGAAGGCCCCAACCCCTTCGGCGCGAAATTCGCGGACGAGCTCCTGCATCCCGCGAATCGTACCTCCCCCGCGGAGAAAATCGTCCACGAGGAGCACACGCGACCCTTCGACAATCGCGCGTCGCGAAAGGGACATGGTCCGGATGCTCCGGGAAGAGGCGGAAAGGTAGTTGATCGTCACGAGGGATCCTTCCGTGATCTGGCCGTCCCGCCGGGCGATCACCACCGGCTTCCCAAGGGCAAAAGACGCGGCGTAGGCGATGGGGATCCCCTTCGTCTCCACGGTGAGGACGACGTCGACATCTGCAGATGCAAAGGTCGCGGCGACGATCCGCCCTACGTTGCGCAAAATGTCCGGCCGCCCCAGGAGATCGGAAAGGTAGACAAAGCCCCCGGGTAGAATTCGTTCGGGCCGGGTGACCTCCTCCACCAGCCGGCGCACGAAATTCTCCGCCCGTTCGCGAGAAATTCCCGGGACGTACCGCGCTCCGCCAGCCGCCCCGGGGGACGTCTCGATCGTCCCGATCCCTGCCCGGAGAAAGACCTCGCGCAAGATCGACAGATCCTCGCTCAGGGAAGACTTCGCCGCGCCGTACGTACGGGCGAGTTGCCCGAGAGAAAACGCGCGCCCCGGTTCTTCGAGAAACCGCAAGGCGAGGTCAGCCAGCCTCGCGCTCCGCCTGAGCTTCGCTTCTTTCGCCACAGCGTCACTTCCTCAGGCTCGTGTTTCCCGCCAAGGATCGCCCCACCATCGCCGCTTCTTGGACAAAGGGGAACTCTCGCACGAGCACCTCGCGGGCACGGGAGAGCTCTTCCCCCCTTCGAAAAAGGCCTACGCAGGTAGGCCCGGATCCGGTGAGGAACGCCGCGCGGCCGCCGAGCTCCTCCAGCCGTTTCCGCACCTCGGCAATTTCGGGGAGGAGGGATTTCGCAGCCTCCTCGAGGTCGTTGGCGGCAAGCTCCGGAAGCGCTTCCCAATCGCCCGCGCTGAGGGCCTCCCGAAGCTTCCGCGCGCGGCCTCCATCCGAATACCGGCCTCCACGAGAGCGGAATTGGCGAAATACGTCTCGCGTCGCCAGGGAGGCCCGAGGTTTCACGAGCAGGAGGCGATAAGGACTTTCGCCGAAGGGGAGAAACGGCTCTACGCGCTCGCCGCGCCCCCCCACCCAAGCAAACCCGTCCCAAAGGAAGTAAGGAACGTCAGACCCCAATTCCGCACCCAGGGCGGCGAGCTCTTCCGGGGGGATCCCTAGCCCCCAAAGAAGGTTCAGCCCCCTGAGTACGGCTGCGGCGTCACTCGACCCTCCCCCCAGACCGGCCTCCACGGGAATCCGCTTCTCGAGGTCGATCCTTACGCCGCCCTTCCACCCAAAGCGGTCCCCGAGAAGAAGGGCCGCCCGTACGGCGAGGTTTTCTTCGCCGGCGGGAACCGCATACCCCCGAACGTGCAGGCGGACCACCGGTTCTTCGAGGAGGGTAAGTGTCACGGCATCGCCGAAGTCGAGGGGGGCAAAAACGGAAGCGATCTCGTGGTAGCCGTCCGGCCTTTGTCCGAGGACCTCGAGGACGAGGTTCACCTTTGCCGGCGCAAAGAGGTGGAGCGTTTCCACGGGGAATCTCCTCCCCAATCATCCCCGCTATTGTATCACGACGCAGAAAACGGGGGAAAGGGTGGACCCTTTCCCCCGCACCGAGCACAAACTAGCGCGTACCACCTTCGCGCCCCTCCGGTGCCCCGGTACGCCCCCGAAGTTGCTCTTCCGCCTTTTCGATGGCCCGGCGAACGAGCAACCCGGCCTCGCGCGTCGTGACGTTCCCCCAGTCGCCGTCCTTTACCTTGTCGTAGAAGCCCAGCTCCTTGGCGAGTTCTTGTTTAAACCCTTCCGACATCACCCCGCGCCGCCGGCCCACGCGCCATCCCTCCCCGGGGACCAACGTCCCCGTCTCTAGGATGTACGCCCCTCGCCGAAGCCGCGCGCGACACTTTCCGCCAGCGAGCACATCCGTCCCTCTCTCTATCCCTTTTCGCGTCCCGCCGGCCCTCGCCTCGGAGAGTACTCCTCGTCGCCGACGATCTACCGGGGTTTTTCCACGCGAAGCGCCCGATCGTCGAGGAAAATCGTGAGCTCCACGGTCTCTGTGAGCACATCGGCGTAGCTGAAGGAGATGCGTCGTACGGGTTGTTCGGGCTCGTCCAGTTTGATCGTGAATACAGCCGGGTACGTTTCTTCGAGGATGCCCACGTGCTCGATGATGCGTCGCCTACCGCCATTTGCGCGCAGATGCACCCGACGGCCGATGTGATGGTCGAGGACCGTCTTGATGTCGGCCAACGCATTCTTCGCCACGCAGCCATCACCTCGCGCCCACCAGTATATCATTTCCTGCATAGTGTGTCAAATGAAAGGAACGATTATAACAAGGCTCTCCGTACCTGTCAACGAAAAAGGCGTGCACGGCTAGCGCTTGGCGCCGAGCTCGGCGCGCAGGCGCTCCCGGACGTTGTCCATGGCGATGTAAAACTCGCGCATGAGCGCGAGGGCGAGGTACTCCCCACGCGGTGTCACGGTCCACCCGTCTTCCGCTCGGCGAAGGGCGCCGATCTTCTCGAGAAGGGTGAGCTCCCGGCTCAGAGCCTTTTCCACCGGAACGCCGAAGATGCGGGAAAACCGTGCCTCGGAGATTCGACGGGAGAAGAGCTCGACCATGAGCTCGTAGAGGTACCGATGCCGTCGGGAAAAGCGCACGGTGTGCGTAACGGGGTTTCTTCCGGCCCGGACAAGTCGTTCGTACTCCTCGAGGTCGTAGGCATTCACGTACAGAGCGTCGCCGCGGAAGCTGAAGGCCCCCGACCCAGCACCTACGTATTCCGGGTAATCTACGACGTACTCGTCGATCGGTTCGTCTCGTCGCCCACCTCCGCGGGCAAAGTGCCAGGCCGTCGTCGGCGTGTACGCGGGCTCGAGCGTTCGGCGGATGACCTTGTAGTACACCGCCTCCCGTGCCGAAGACACGTTCCCCAGAAGTCGCTTGTTTCGGCTGCGCGTCGCCGACGAGACCATGAGGGGGTAGGTGGTGATTTGCTCGGGACCCAACCCGAGGAGGATCTCGAGGTCTCGACAGAGCATCGCAGGAGTCTGCTCCGGCCAGTTGAAGATCAAATCGATGCTGAGGAACGGGAGGATGCCGACGCTGGCGGCGATCCTCCGTTGGAGAGCATCGGAGGTGCCGAATTTGTGCAGGCGACCCGCGCGAAAGAGGAGGTCGTCGTCAAAAGTCTGAATGCCGACGGAGAGGCGATCCACGA is a window encoding:
- a CDS encoding 4-diphosphocytidyl-2-C-methyl-D-erythritol kinase translates to METLHLFAPAKVNLVLEVLGQRPDGYHEIASVFAPLDFGDAVTLTLLEEPVVRLHVRGYAVPAGEENLAVRAALLLGDRFGWKGGVRIDLEKRIPVEAGLGGGSSDAAAVLRGLNLLWGLGIPPEELAALGAELGSDVPYFLWDGFAWVGGRGERVEPFLPFGESPYRLLLVKPRASLATRDVFRQFRSRGGRYSDGGRARKLREALSAGDWEALPELAANDLEEAAKSLLPEIAEVRKRLEELGGRAAFLTGSGPTCVGLFRRGEELSRAREVLVREFPFVQEAAMVGRSLAGNTSLRK
- a CDS encoding Bona fide RidA/YjgF/TdcF/RutC subgroup, with protein sequence MFVSGQIPLTPSGELVQGDIARETRQALENIRAILVGAGYRLEDVVKTTIYLTDLSSFGEVNEAYAAFFGDHRPARVTVGVAALPRGARVEIEAIAVRSSEGNAEKP
- a CDS encoding putative Oxygen-independent coproporphyrinogen III oxidase; its protein translation is MEICRQIASGSFDPFVHDLEDPYRVIRPRDPWIEAAVRYLRWTAARVIIPERRENLSLPPSDPQRPLVLYVHVPFCQALCAYCSFHRFPFQEDVARRYFATLREELVLLREQGYAFHSLYVGGGTPTILPDELLRLIAHARELFPLREVSVEGDPPALDPAILREMRGLVDRLSVGIQTFDDDLLFRAGRLHKFGTSDALQRRIAASVGILPFLSIDLIFNWPEQTPAMLCRDLEILLGLGPEQITTYPLMVSSATRSRNKRLLGNVSSAREAVYYKVIRRTLEPAYTPTTAWHFARGGGRRDEPIDEYVVDYPEYVGAGSGAFSFRGDALYVNAYDLEEYERLVRAGRNPVTHTVRFSRRHRYLYELMVELFSRRISEARFSRIFGVPVEKALSRELTLLEKIGALRRAEDGWTVTPRGEYLALALMREFYIAMDNVRERLRAELGAKR
- a CDS encoding PurR: transcription regulator associated with purine metabolism, which produces MAKEAKLRRSARLADLALRFLEEPGRAFSLGQLARTYGAAKSSLSEDLSILREVFLRAGIGTIETSPGAAGGARYVPGISRERAENFVRRLVEEVTRPERILPGGFVYLSDLLGRPDILRNVGRIVAATFASADVDVVLTVETKGIPIAYAASFALGKPVVIARRDGQITEGSLVTINYLSASSRSIRTMSLSRRAIVEGSRVLLVDDFLRGGGTIRGMQELVREFRAEGVGAFVFVEGPTVGERVVEGVASLVKVEEIDPDVRRIRAVPGSIFSRAFLPSSSWEGLLQSQGTGDLSPERDFQGG
- a CDS encoding small acid-soluble spore protein (alpha/beta-type SASP), whose product is MGRRRGVMSEGFKQELAKELGFYDKVKDGDWGNVTTREAGLLVRRAIEKAEEQLRGRTGAPEGREGGTR